The DNA region TGGCCGCCCCTGAACTGCTGCACGTCGGTGCCGGCCTTCAGGCCCGCCTTCGCGGCGGGCGAGCCGGGCGTGACCTCGCCGACCACCAGGCCGCTCTCCGGCACCCCCAGCTGCTCCTTGCCCTGCGGGCTCAGGGCGCTCAGGCCGACCGGCACGTTCTGCCCCTGCGCCTGCGCGCTCAGGCCGGCAGTCAGGCCGATGCGCGGCGCGGTCACGATGCCGCCCTTCGCCGCCTGGAGGCGGGGCAGCAGGTTCTTCGCGGCGTTGATGGGAATGGCGAAGCCCACACCGGCGCTCTGGCCGGTGCCGCCCGCCTGCACGCCGGGGCTGATGATCTGCGTGTTGATGCCGATCACGCGCCCGCCTGAGTCCAGCAGCGGTCCGCCGGAGTTGCCGGGGTTGATGGCGGCGTCGGTCTGGATGGCCTTCTGCGTGATGCCCTGGCCGCTCACGCCGCCGAAGCCGATGGGAATCTGCCGGGCGGTGCTGCTCACGATGCCCTCGGTCACGGAGAAGTCCAGGCCGAAGGGCGCGCCCATGGCGATGGCCTTCTGGCCGACCTTCAGGGTGTCGCTGTTACCCAGCGGAATGGGCCGCACCAGCCCCGCGTCCAGGCCGGTGGGGCGGATCAGCGCGAGGTCGTACTGCGGCGCGAGGCCGATCACCTTTGCGGGCACGCTCTTCTGCTGGCCCATCACGCGCACGCTGATCTTCTGCGCGGCGCCCGAGCTATCCTCGCCGGCGACCACGTGGTAGTTCGTGAGGATGTCTCCTGCCGCGTTCACGAAAAAGCCGCTGCCGACGCCCTGCTGCACCTGGGTCTGCCCGCCCTGCCCGAACATCATGCCGAAGGGGTCCTGCGTGACCACCTGCGTCTCGGTGCTGATGTACACCAGCCCCGGCTCGTAGCGCGCGACCACCTGGATGGTGTTCTGCTCGTTCTGGAGTTTCGCCCCTGCCTCGGCCGCCGGGGTGGACGCGGCCGGGGTCTGGGCCGACGTCTGGGCGTTCCCCAGCGGCACCTGGCCGCGCAGGAACGTCGCCCCCAGCCCCAGCCCGACGAGAACGAGAATGACCGCCACCCCTCTGCCCCTCATTCGCCCATTATCCGTGCCCGCGGGGGCGCCCGGCTTGAGCGATGGTTGCGCCTTCCCATGCCTGCGCCACATGACCGATGCGCGCCGCCCGGCCATGTGCTCAGCTGGGCGTATGCCCGACCTGACCGCAGCCATGACGGACCTGAAGCGCGCGCTGGGCGCTTTCCTGGAGCGTGGGCGCGTGGACGGTGTGTTCCACGTGCAGCCCGGCGGCCCCGGCAGCGTGCCCGCCCTGGCCGATCTGGACGTGCCGGAACTGCACCTCGACGTGCTGCCCGAGTCGCCCACGGACGTGCAGCGCGCGGCGCTGGCGGGCCTGGGCTACGTGCCGGAAACCGCGCATGCGTGGCGGCATCCGGCCGGCTGGCGGGTGGTGCTGGGGGACCACGACAGCGGCTGGCGGGCCACGCAGGGCCTCCTGCGCGCCCTGCTGCTGGGCGATTCGCGCGCCGCGCAGGAGTACCGGCAGGTGTATACGTGGGACGGCCGCGCCGCCGCGGACCACGCGCTGGCGGGAGCGGCGCTGGACCGCCACGCCCGCGTGGTCGCGTGGCAGCCGCTGCACTTCGCCGCGCGGGCCTTCGCGGCCCTGGACGCGCCGTGGCAGGTGGCGGGTGGGTGGGCGCTCGACCTGCACGCGGGGCGCCCCTTACGCGCGCACGACGACGTCGACATCGAGATTCCCCGCAGCGCGCAGGCGCAGCTCCCGGACGTGCTGCGCGGGTGGCGGCTGGACGCGGCCGTGGACGGCGCGTACCACGCGTTCCAGCCCCCGCTGGCCCCTTCGTCGCACCAGGTCCACGCCCGGCACCCCGAGCTGCCGGACGTGCTGATGGTGGACGTGATGCTCACCGACATCAGCGGCGGCATGTGGCACTACCGGCGCGACCCGGTCATCACCCGGCCGCTGGCCGAGGCCCGGCGGGTGGGGCAAGGCGGCCTCCCTTACCTCGTGCCGGAGATCGTGCTGCTGTTCAAGGCCGGGTCGGTCGGCCGGGAGCCGCGCGGCAAGGACCGCGCCGATTTCGAGCGGGCGCGGCCCACACTGGACGCGCCGGCCAGGGCGTGGCTGCGCGCCGCTCTGGAACGCACCCGGCCCGGCCACCCGTGGGTGGCGCAACTGGCGTGATCCTCACGCGCGGGCGTGCGTTTCGGCAGCGTCCAGCGCGGCGATCTCGTCGGGGCTGATGTGGTAGCGCTCGCCGCACCAGTGGCACACGATCTCCTGCCCGCCGTCGTCGATCATCTCCTGGCGTTCGGCCGCGGAGAAGAACTTCAGAGAGTCGCTCGCCTTCGTGCGCGAGCAGCGGCACTCGAAGCGCACGTCCTGCGCTTCTTGCGCCAGCGTCAGGCCCAGGCCCTCGGCGGCGCGTTCCATCACGCCCAGCAGGCCGCCATGGCGCAGCGCGGTCGTGATCTGGCCCAGGGCGCGGATGTTCGTCTCAAGCGTGCCCAGGGTCTCGTCGGTCACGCCCGGCATCGCCTGCACCAGCAGGCCGCCCGCGTGCGTGACGCGCTGACCTTCCTCATATACGCCCAGCAGCACGGCGTTCGGGATCTGCTCGGACACGCCCAGGTACGCGCTGACGTCCTCGGCGATCTCGCCGCTCACCAGCCGGATGCTGCCGGTGTACGGCTCGCCGTTGTCGAGCAGGCGCGTGACCGCGAGTTCCCCGTCGGTGCCCACCACGCCGCTCACGTCCAGTTTGCCGTCGGATTCGCGCAGCGGCAGGTCGGCGTGCGGCTGCCGGACATAGCCGCGCACGCGGCCGTCGGCGCTGCCCTCGGCCACGATCCAGCCGACCGGGCCGTCGCCCTCGACGCGCACCGTCACGCGGCTGTCGCTGCGTTTGCCCAGCACGACGCTCAACAGTGCCGAGGCAGTCAGGGTGCGGCCCAGCGCGGCGGTCGCGGTCTTGCTCAGGTCGTGGCGCACCCGGGCGTCCTCGACCACGCGCGTCGAGTCCATGCCAATGAACCTGAGGGTGTTCCCGGCTGCCGTGCCGCGCAGCAGGAAGGAGGATGTGGGGGCCGGATCAGACATACCCCCGACCCTATCCGGTTCGCCCGCCGGGGGGTGTGGGAGCCCTCTCATTCGCGCCGGAACCGTCCTGAACGGCGTCTGTGACATGGCCTGCCCGAAGCTGACGCGTCTCCGACGCGGATGCAGCTCGGCCTTCAGCGTGGTGTCAAGGGCTTCTCATGGGGACTCACTACGCTACAGGGCAACCCGGAAATTGGACCGGGTTCAACAAATACCGGTTTTCTCTGTCATGGACGCATCAGTTCCGCGTCAGACCCAGGAGTCCCAATGACCACCCCCGCCACCAAGATGCTCACCGCCGTGGCCCTGGCCACCCTCACGATGAGCCTCGCCGCGTGCAGCGGCGGTTCGCAGGCGAACAGTGCGAAGTCCACCCTGGTCGTGCAGGAAAGCGCCGACATCCCCACCCTGGACCCCGGCACCACCTACGACACCGGCAGCGGCCAGATCGTTGAAAACCTCTACGAGACCCTCGTCACGTACAAGGGCAACTCGATCCGCGACCTCGCGCCGCTGCTCGCCACCGAGTGGCAGGAAAACCAGGACGGCCGCGAGTACCGCTTCACCCTGCGCGACGGTGTCAAGTTCCACAGCGGCAACGCCTTTACCTGTGCGGACGCCGAATACACCTTCCGCCGCAATCTGGTGACCAACACCGCCGACAGCGGGAACTGGTTCCTGTCCGAGAGCCTGCTCGGCACGCCCAGCAACGCCAGCGACGACCAGAGCATCACGTGGCAGCGCATCACCGACGCCGTGAAGTGCGACGGCGAGACGCTGGTGTTCAGCCTGCCCAAGGCCGACCCGGCGTTCCTGGCCAAGCTCGCGTACACCGGCCAGGGCATCGTGGACAGCAAGCACGCCATCCAGATCGGTGAGTGGGACGGCACCGAGGCCACGTGGAAGGCCGCCGTCGGCAAGGACCTGACCGGCAGCCCCCTCGCGCAGCAGCCCAGCGGCACCGGCGCGTACAAGCTCGTCGAGAAGACCGCCACGGCCGTGACCGCCACCGCCTTCGACGGGTACTGGGGCGACAAGCCCGCCATCACCAACATCCTGATCCAGAAGGTGCCCGAACAGGCCGCGCGCCTCCAGGCCTTTGAGAAGGGCGACGCCGACCTGATCGAGACCGGTGGCCGCCCCGTCATTGACGTGCAGCTGCGCGGCAAACCCGGCATCGCCGTCCTCGACGGCCTGCCCGACACCAGCGCCTTCGGCATCAGCATGAACGAGGCGATCAAGGGTGGAAACATCGGCAGCGGCAAGCTCGACGGCGCCGGCGTCCCCGCCAACTTCTTCAGCGACGTGAACGTCCGCCGCGGCTTCGTGGCCGCGTTCGACGTGCCCACCTACATCAAGGAGGTGCAGGGCGGCGAGGGTGACGCCCGCAACGTCCTGCTGCCCGACACCTTCCCCGGCTACGACGCCGAACTGGACGGCGCGAAGTTCAACCTGGACGCCGCCCGCAGCGCCTTCCAGCAGGCCTGGGGCGGCCAGGTGTGGACCCAGGGCTTCACGGTGAACATCTCGTACCGTGCCGGCAGCGTGTCTGCCCAGACCGGCATGGAACTCCTGAAGAAGAACATCGAGGCCCTGAATCCGAAGTTCAAGGTGAACATCGTGTCCAAGGAGTGGAGCGAGATCATCAAGGGCAGCAACCAGGGCACCGAGGCGATGGTCATGACCGGCTGGTCCCCGGACTATGCCGACCCCGACAACTTCGTGACCACCTTCTACGCCAGCACCGGCTACTACCACCCGCGCATCAACGTCAAGGACCCCCAGATCGACGCGTGGATCACCGAGGCGCGCAGCACCACCGACACCGCCCGCCGCAACGATCTCTACAAGCAGGTCGCCGAGCGCGCGCTGGACCAGGCGTACTACATCCTGATGCCCAGCAACCCCGGGATCATCGCGTACCGCGACACCGTGAAGGGCATCAGCAAGGACACCTTCAACCCCATGATCGCCTTCCGCACCGGCACGCTGTGGAAGGACCTCAGCAAGAGCTGAGGCGATCACGGCTTCCTTCTCCCCGGTGGCGCCATACGGCGGGCCGGGGAGTTCGCGTGTTCTCCAGCCCGGGCGGGCGCCGCGCCCCGTATCCTGTGCCCATGCTCGACAGCGAATCGGACTCGCCCCGCGCCATCAGCCTGCTGCTCGTGGACGACCACCCGGTCGTGCGCAAGGGCACCCGCGAACTGCTGGAGGGCGAAGCCGACCTGCACGTGGTGGGCGAGGCCGGCAGCGGCGAGGAGGCCATCGTCAAGGCCCGCGCCCTGAGCCCGGACGTGATCCTGATGGACGTGTCCATGCCCGGCATGAACGGCATCGAGGCGACCAAGGCGATCAAGCAGGAGCAGCCGGGCGTGGGCGTGCTGGTCCTGACCAGCTACGACGACGACGCGTACGTGTTCGCGCTGCTGGAGGCGGGTGCGGCCGGATACCTCCTCAAGAACGCCAGCGAGGACGACCTGCTCGGTGCCGTGCGGGCCGTCGCGGCCGGCGAGAGCGCCCTGCACCCCAGCGTGGCGCGCAAGGTGCTCGAGCGCTTCAGCGCGAACGCCACCCCGACCCCGCCCGAGGACGACCTCTCGCCCCGCGAGCTGGAGGTGCTGCGCGTGGCCGCCACCGGTCGCACCAACAAGGAAATCGCCCGCGACCTCGATATCAGCCCCCGCACCGTGCAGGTGCACCTTGCCAACATCTTCTCCAAACTGGGCGTGGGCAGCCGCACCGAGGCCGTGCTGTACGGCATCAAGCGCGGCTGGATCGACCCGAAGCTGGTGTGAACGCCCGGTCTGTGGCGCTCCCCGTGGCCGGCGGCGATCATGACGGTCCCGAACCGGCTGCTGTGCTCTCCTCGACGCTCGGCGCACCACCCACCCTCATGCCCGCTGCTCTCTGTCCCTTGCCATGACCCTGCCGCCGTTCCCTCCGACCCTGACCAACGCCTCGACCACCGTGCAGTTCGGCCGGGCGCTGGCAGAGTTCGCGTGTCATGTGGCCGGCGCGCACGGCGTGCAGGTGTGGGTGGTGCAGGACGCGCACCTGGAAGTGGTGGCCGAGGAGGGCCGCGGCCTGGGCCTGAGTGACGGTACCCTGGCCGGCCGGGCACTGGCCGGGGGCACGCTGATCGCGGAGGGCATGCTCTCCGCGCTGCCGTTCGGGTGCGGCGTGATCGAGTTCGTGGGGGCGCGGCCGGAGGGAATCGAGGAACTGCTGACTGTGTCGCCGCTGTTCACGCTGGCGCTGGAGGGCGTGCAGGCGCGTGAGGCCCGGCGTGGGCACGGCCGGATCGCGGAGACGGTCGAGGGGCTGGTGCGCCGGCTGGGCGGCAGCCTGGACCTGCCGCAGGTGCTGACGGTCACGGCACAGAGTGCGGCGCTGGCGCTGGGCTTCTCGCGCGCGTTCGTGGGGTTGTTCGATCAGGTGGTCGAGGGTGTGGCCCGCACCGGCGAGGTCTACACCTACGGCTTCGACGAGTCCTTTACCGGGGGGATCGGGGTGGGTCCGGTGACCTTCGAGCGGCTGATGACGCGCGGCGAGGCGATCCGCTACGAGCGGGTGCGCGACGCGGGCTCCGCGTTCGCGGCGAGCCTGGCCGAACTGGGGCCGGAGGCGGCGGTGCTGGCCCCGCTCTCGGCGCGCGGCCGGCCGCTGGGGCTACTGTACGTGGATTCCCGCTCGCCGGGCGCGGGCGCGACCGAGGACGACGCGCGGCTGGTGCTGGCGCTGGCCGAGCAGGCGTCGCTGGCGATCGACAACGCGCGGCTGTATGCGCTGGAAACCCGCAAGCGCGAGGCGGCCGAGGCGCTGCGCGAGGCGGGCGCGGCGCTGGCGGGCAGCCTGCACCTCTCGGACACGCTGCCGCGCGTGCTGGAGCGCGCCGTGGCCCTGTTCCGGGCGGACGCGGCGGCGGTGTACGAACTCCAGCCGGATGGCCGGACGCTGAACATCCGCTCGGCGCTGGGGCTGCCCAGCGAGTACGTGCTGCGCGTGCGCGCGAAGGTCGGTGCGGGCGTGACGGGCCGCGCGGCCGAGCGGCGCGAGGTCGTCGCCGCCCGCGACCTGAACACCGAGAACTACGGGGGTGGCAGCCGCTACACCCGGCAACTGCTGGCGCAGGGCCGGTACCCGTACAAGGGCGTGGTGGGCCTGCCGCTGGTCACGCGCGCCGGGGTGTTCGGCGTGCTCACGCTGTACTGGGAGGCCACGCTGCCGCTCGACGACGACGACCGGGCGCTGCTGGGCGTGTTCGCCGCGCAGGCCGCGCTCGCCATCGAGAACGCCCGGCTGTACGAGGAGGAACTGCGCCGCGAGCGCGAGTCGGCGGTGCTGCTGAACGTGGGCCGCCTGCTGGGCGAGGACCAGGGCGACGAGACGCTGGCGGAGGCCGCGCGGCTGGCGACGCTGGCCCTGAACGGCGGGCGCGGCCTGATCGCCCTGCTAGGTGAGTACGGCGAGGTGGTGCGCTGCGCGACGTACAACCTCCACCCGCCCCGGCCGGACGAGCTGGCCTCGCTGATGTCGCAGCTGGGCCGGGGGCCGCGCCCGCTGACGCGCCGGGCGTGCCTGCCGGTGGCGGGCAGCGGCCTGATCGTGCCGCTGCACGGCGGCGAGGGCGACGGCCGCGGCGTGCTGGGCTTCCTGTACGCGGACGATCCCGGCACCGAGCCGCCCAGCGACCGCGTGCTGGCGCTGGCCCGCTCGGTCGCAGATCAGATGGCCCTGACCCTCACACGCGAGCGGCTGCTGGCCGCCCTGGAGCGCGAGGAGGCCCGCTACCGCCAGCTGGCCGAGGGCGCGCACGACCTGATCCTGAGCGCCGACCCGCGCGGCGTGATCACGTACGCGAACCCGGCGGCGGTGCGGCTGTTGCAGCCGCTGACCGGGCCGCTGGTGGGGTCTGTGGTGCTGACCCTGCCGAACCCCGCCACCCAGGACGCGCTGCGGGTGGCGTGGATGGCCGCCGCGACCAGCCTGGCGGGGGGCCGCGCGGAGATCCAGGTGGGCCGCTACCGCCTGGAGGTGCGCCTGAGCGCTGTGGGTGCCGGCGAGGGTGTGCTGCTGGTCGCCCGCGACCTCTCGGAACTCCAGACGCTGGCCGAGGAGATCAACCGGCGCGGCCAGGCGCTGGAGGCCGCGACCAGCCGCCAGACCGAGCTGCGCACGTACCTGACGCTGTTCACCCAGGCGCAGGAGGAGGAGCGCCGGCGCATCAGCCGCGAGCTGCACGACGACACGGCGCAGGTGCTGACCGCCACGACCCGCCGGGTGGCCCGGCTGGCACGTGACCTGGACGGCGAGCGGCGCGAGCGGGCCGACGACATCCTGGGCGACCTGAACGCGGCCATCGAGAGCGTGCGGCGCTTCGCGCGCAACCTGCGGCCCAGCGTGCTGGACGACCTGGGCCTGCTGCCCGCGCTGGAATGGCTGGCCGGGCAGGCCCACACCGACACGCGCCTGGAGGTCAGCGGCCTGGAGCGCCGCCTGAGCCCGGCGGCAGAGCTGACCGTGTTCCGGCTGTCGCAAGAAGCGCTGAACAACGTGGACAAGCATGCCCAGGCGCACACCGCCGCGATCCGCGTGGCCTTCCGCGAGGACCGCGTGCGCGTGGCGATCAGCGACGACGGCCGGGGCTTCACCGCCGAGCAGGCCGACGCCCAGGCCCGCAGCGGTCACCTGGGCCTGATCGGCCTGCGCGAGCGCGTGGAACTGGCCGGCGGAGAGCTGGAGGTCGCCAGCACGCCAGGCCAGGGCACCACGCTGGCCTTCGTCCTGCCCGGTTGAACGTCGTCTGTACCGGTGACGGCGCGTCCCGTGCGGCGTGCGGCCCCAGGTGCTAGCGTCCTCGGCGTGACGCCTGCCCACAGCCCTCTTTCACTTCGTCTGCTGGGGGCCGGGGGGGCGGCGTTCTTTGCGCTGGGCGTGCTGCAACCCATGTACGGCCCGCTGTTTCCGTTCTTCCAGTCGCAGTTCGGGGTCAGCACGGCCACGGTGGGCGTGATTGCCAGCGCGCACTTCGTGGGCTCCGCCATCTCCCCGCCGCTGGCCGGCGTGATCCTCACGCGGGTGAGCACGCGCCGCGTCGTGGTGGCGTGCCTGCTGCTCCTGCTGGTGGCGGCGCTGCTGGTGGGTCTGGCGCCCAGCTGGCCGCTGGCGGTGGGCGCGGCGGTACTGGGCGGTGTCAGCCAGGGCGGCCTGGCCAGTTCCATCAACGCCTACCTGGCCGCGGCGGGCACCCGGGCCATCAACTTTGCGAACGCGCTGTTCGGCCTGGCGAGCATGCTCTCGCCGCTGGTGGCCGCGTGGCTCGCGCCCTCGGGGCTGGTGTGGCCGTTCGCGGTCGTGGCGGGCCTCGCCGCCGTGTCGCTGCTGGCCGCGCGGGTGTGGGGCGTGCCGGCGATCCCACCCCCGGCAGCGCAGGCCCCGGCGAGGCGAGTGGGCCGCTCCATGACCCTGTTCGCGGTGATGCTGATCTGTTACGTGGGCCTGGAAGTGGGCTTCGGCGCGTGGGGCGGCAAGCACATGCTGGGCATCGGCGTGGCGCAGGCGGCGCTGATTGTCAGCCTGTACTGGGGCGGTTTCACGCTGGGCCGCGCGCTGGCGAGCGCCTTCGGGGCGCGCTTCCAGCCGGGGCCGCTGGTGCTGGGCTGCGCCGCCCTGGCGACGGTGGCGGCCGTGCTGGGCACCGTGCCGGCCCTGGCGCCCTACACCTATCCGCTGGCGGGGCTGGCGCTGGGGCCGATCTTCGGCACCTCGATGGTGTGGGCGGCGCAGATCCTGCCGGTGCGCTTCGTGCCCTTCTTGCTGGTGTCGGGCAGCGTGGGCGGCATCCTGGTGCCGTGGCTGATCGGGCTGGGCTTCGCGCGCAGCGGGCCGGTCGCGGTGCCCACCGTCCTGACCGTGCTGGGCGCGCTGCTGTGCGTGCTGATCCTGGTGACGCTGCGGGTGCGCCGCGTGCGCGTGGACGTGGACGCGCCCTCCGTGGCGTGAGCAGCTGACCCGCGCGTTGCCAGCGGTGGGGGCGTGTGGCAGAATGCGCGCTGATTCTCACCAATCCACCCCGTCCCGGTTGTTCGGGGACAGCGAAGCAGGTACGGAGGCCGAAGTGGCGCAAGCGACGAGCAGACAGGTGAAACTCACACGCGAGGGCTTCGAGCGCCTTCAGAAGACGCTGGAGCAGGAGCAGGCGCGCCTGACGGAGGCGACCCGCATCCTGCAGGAGCAGATGGAGACGAGTTCCGACACCGAGGACACCGGCCTGGAGGACGCCAAGCGCGAGAAGATGAACATCGAGGCGCGCATCGACGAACTCGAGGACACCCTGGCGCGCGCGACGGTCATCGAGGACCACGAGAACGAGGGCCGCGTGGAACTCGGCGCGATCGTGATGCTCTCCAACGAGACCACCAAAAAGGACATGAAGGTGCAGGTCGTGTCGGCCCCCGAGGCCACCGTCACGGGCGGCAGTCTGCCCCGCGTGAGCGAGGACAGCCCGGTCGGCAAGGAACTGATGGGCCGGCGCAAGGGCGACGCCTTCGTGGTGAATCTCGACAACGGCAAGCAGATGAAGTACAAGGTCAAGAGCATCGAGTACTAGGGCGTGTCAACGGTCGGGCGTGGGCAGGTGGGCCGCCCCGCCTGACGAAGACGAACAGGGCAGGGGGCAGAGCGCGTGATGGTCCGCCCTCTGCTCTCTGCCGTGTGCCCCCGGCCTCCGTATACTTCCCCCCATGACTGACGTTTCTACTCCGTCCGGTGCTGCGCGGCGCGAGGGTCTGCACGAGCAGACGGTGGCCCGGCTGAACAACCTGGACGCGCAGGTCGCCGCCGGGTTCGAGGCGCACCCGTACTCGTACCCCCGCACCCACCACGCGCGTGACGTCCTGGCGGCGCACCCGGCGGACAGCGAGGGCCGGCTGGAGCCCGGGCACGAGTGGCCGGACGAGGTGTACGCCCTGGCGGGCCGCGTGACCCTGCTGCGCCACATGGGCAAGGCGGCCTTCGCGGACCTGCGCGACGAGTTCGGCACCCTGCAACTGTTCTTCAGCCGCCAGGACACCGAGAATTTCGACCCGACGAAGAAGATCGACCTGGGCGACATCGTGGGCGTGACCGGGCATCCCTTCGTGACCAAGACCGGGCAGCTGACCCTGAAGGTCACGTCGTGGCAGCCGCTGGTCAAGAGCCTGCACCCGCTGCCAAGCAAGTTCCACGGCCTCCAGGACGAGGAACTGCGCGCCCGGCGCCGCTACCTGGACCTGATGGTCACCGAGGGCGCCCGCGAGAAGTTCCAGGCGCGCAGCCGCATGATCCGCTACATCCGGCAGGTGCTGGACGGCCGGGGCTTCATGGAGGTCGAGGGGCCGACCCTCCAGGTCACGGCGGGCGGCGCCGAGGCCCGGCCGTTCATGACGCACCACAACGCGCTGTCGCACGACTTCAAGCTGCGGATCTCCCTGGAGCTGTACCTCAAGCGGCTGCTGGTGGGCGGCTTCGAGAAGGTCTACGAGATCGGCCGGGTGTACCGCAACGAGGGCATCGACCGCACGCACAACCCGGAATTCACCATGCTGGAGCTGTACTGGGCCTACGTCGACTACGCCGACATCGCTAAGCTGGTCGAGGACCTCTTGAGCGGCATGGCGCTGGAGGTGCACGGCTCGTACACCTTCGAGTACCAGGGCAAGACGCTGGACTTCACGCCGCCCTTCGCGCGCGTGGACTACGTGGGCGGGCTGCGCGAGCACGTGCCCGAACTGGACTTCGATCCGCTGGATCTGGACCGCCTGCGCGCGTTCTGCGACGCCCGCTACCCGCAGTGGAAGGGCGTGCCGGCGTACAAGCTGCTGGACAAGCTGTTCGGTGAGTACGTCGAGCCCCTGCTGACCAACCCGACCTTCGTGATGGACCACCCGGCCGTGATCAGCCCGCTCGCCAAGACGCACCGCAGCCGCACGGACGCCGTGACCGAGCGCTTCGAGGTGTTCTGCTCGGGCTTCGAGCTGGCCAACGCCTTCTCGGAACTCAACGACGCCTTCGACCAGCGC from Deinococcus metalli includes:
- the lysS gene encoding lysine--tRNA ligase, which produces MTDVSTPSGAARREGLHEQTVARLNNLDAQVAAGFEAHPYSYPRTHHARDVLAAHPADSEGRLEPGHEWPDEVYALAGRVTLLRHMGKAAFADLRDEFGTLQLFFSRQDTENFDPTKKIDLGDIVGVTGHPFVTKTGQLTLKVTSWQPLVKSLHPLPSKFHGLQDEELRARRRYLDLMVTEGAREKFQARSRMIRYIRQVLDGRGFMEVEGPTLQVTAGGAEARPFMTHHNALSHDFKLRISLELYLKRLLVGGFEKVYEIGRVYRNEGIDRTHNPEFTMLELYWAYVDYADIAKLVEDLLSGMALEVHGSYTFEYQGKTLDFTPPFARVDYVGGLREHVPELDFDPLDLDRLRAFCDARYPQWKGVPAYKLLDKLFGEYVEPLLTNPTFVMDHPAVISPLAKTHRSRTDAVTERFEVFCSGFELANAFSELNDAFDQRERFEAQSARQAAGDDEAHPQDEDFLLALEYGMPPAGGLGIGIDRLAMLLTDSDSIRDVLLFPLLRPEGHGGDEDAATT